The Pedobacter ginsengisoli region AAAAATTTCTACCAGATAGTCGTATAAATTCCACTCACTACTAGATACATAAAAAAAAGGATTGGGCTGATCGGCAGTTGTATGTGAAATCGCAAGCGCAGTATAGTGGGTATATATATCCTTAAAAGTTTTTCGCGTCCGTGGGTTTTTAATAAAAAGCTCCCTTAATCTTCTTCTAATAGTTGCCGAATGAGATACCATCACTGTATCGTCAATATCAGAAATAAAGGCAAACTGGGTAATGTGCGGTACAAAAATCTGCCCCATCCCCATCCCTATCATGTTTCCATCCTTATCTAGAGCTTCTATTTTTACGCCATGCCAACCTGCATCTACATTTTTATTTGCCGCCCATTCAAATTTAAAAAAACCATCATACTCCGTTTTATGATATACTTCCTGCTCATTAAAAGTTAGCCGGACCTGTACATGAGGATATGGTTTAAGTACAAATAACTTTAGCAAATGGATAATGTTAACGAACAAATTATTACTAAAACCCTGCATGGTTCTGGCCCTGAACTTAAATACATGGCCATATACAACAAGGTTATGGGTGTGTCCGTATCCATGATATACTTTAACGCTTACAGATTTTTTCATTAATAATTAAAACAGAGCAATACTAAAGTTGTTTGTGATATTAAAGAAAATGTAATGGCCGACAAAACTATTCCAATGAAATTGCTTTTTATTATTAATCCGGGATCTGGGAATGGCGAGATCAATTTCTGCGATGTTATAAGTGACTATTTTGAAACATTAGAGCATACTGCTCAGCTTTACACATTAACAT contains the following coding sequences:
- a CDS encoding App1 family protein, which gives rise to MKKSVSVKVYHGYGHTHNLVVYGHVFKFRARTMQGFSNNLFVNIIHLLKLFVLKPYPHVQVRLTFNEQEVYHKTEYDGFFKFEWAANKNVDAGWHGVKIEALDKDGNMIGMGMGQIFVPHITQFAFISDIDDTVMVSHSATIRRRLRELFIKNPRTRKTFKDIYTHYTALAISHTTADQPNPFFYVSSSEWNLYDYLVEIFSYNKLPDGAFLLNQIKQLRDLIKTGKTGHEGKLMRVMRILDAFPNQKFVFFGDNTQKDPEIYTAIAEKYPKNIAAVYIRNIRKDMEAPTRVLLKRIAAQNINTCLFENSIDAIEHSKKIGLIEG